A genomic stretch from Thermodesulfobacteriota bacterium includes:
- a CDS encoding multiheme c-type cytochrome, producing MRRRPPFGTTASAALLAALLAFLSLPSPSGAQEGVYRYLGVKWCQGCHSRRSPNPKMRVFHSWEGSAHARAWERLPEKDRENPACLRCHSTGYGMPRRPDVADEDLRGVQCEACHGPGSHYFTWNVMKDRETSLARGMVLPTREVCARCHW from the coding sequence ATGAGGCGCCGGCCGCCCTTCGGGACCACCGCATCGGCTGCCCTGCTGGCCGCGCTTCTCGCGTTTCTCAGCCTGCCGTCCCCGTCCGGAGCGCAGGAGGGGGTGTACCGGTACCTTGGGGTCAAGTGGTGCCAGGGATGCCACTCGCGCCGCAGTCCCAACCCCAAGATGCGGGTCTTCCATTCCTGGGAGGGCTCGGCCCACGCCCGCGCCTGGGAGCGCCTGCCCGAGAAGGATCGGGAGAACCCCGCCTGCCTGCGCTGCCACTCCACCGGATACGGCATGCCCCGCCGGCCCGACGTGGCCGACGAGGACCTGCGGGGCGTGCAGTGCGAGGCGTGTCACGGGCCCGGCAGCCACTACTTCACCTGGAACGTCATGAAGGACCGGGAGACCTCGCTCGCCCGCGGGATGGTGCTCCCCACCCGGGAGGTGTGCGCCCGGTGCCACTGGTGA
- a CDS encoding cytochrome c3 family protein — MRTSRPWTPVLAVGLLAASAVTGMGAGGPPPGHKQHFAGQWFHAPVADDECTVCHTLHGEGVKPFLQLPEPELCYQCHENMGAQDVVHEPVDTGRCSDCHLVHTSDVRPLLKARIPQLCIACHPLDPNHVGRNTVCISCHGVHSSETSRFLKDDRTRNCKKCHEAKQKGVRVHEPARGGKCLTCHYTHPDPRFTSERLRGAFPRQTRAAYTPGVYGLCDRCHLPDLYQDPGYEETGFRTRTRNLHERHVVQRQVGCGACHDVHTARRTALIVEWVRLTGAKPVPLQFLSFSTGGSCGPACHATATYVRDEDKAEFGGDER, encoded by the coding sequence TTGAGGACCTCGCGCCCGTGGACCCCGGTGCTGGCCGTGGGGCTCCTGGCAGCCTCGGCAGTCACGGGAATGGGCGCGGGAGGCCCCCCTCCCGGCCACAAGCAGCACTTCGCGGGGCAGTGGTTCCATGCCCCCGTGGCCGACGACGAATGCACCGTGTGCCACACGCTGCACGGGGAGGGGGTCAAGCCGTTCCTCCAGCTCCCCGAGCCGGAGCTCTGTTACCAGTGCCACGAGAACATGGGGGCCCAGGACGTGGTGCACGAGCCCGTGGATACGGGGAGGTGCAGCGACTGTCACCTGGTCCACACGAGCGACGTGCGGCCCCTCCTCAAGGCCAGGATTCCCCAGCTCTGCATCGCATGCCACCCCCTCGACCCCAACCACGTGGGGCGAAACACCGTGTGCATCTCCTGTCACGGAGTCCACTCGTCCGAGACCTCCCGCTTCCTCAAGGACGATCGGACGCGAAACTGCAAGAAGTGCCACGAAGCCAAGCAGAAGGGCGTCCGCGTCCACGAGCCGGCCCGGGGGGGCAAGTGCCTCACCTGTCACTACACCCACCCCGACCCCCGGTTCACCAGCGAGCGCCTCAGGGGTGCCTTCCCGCGCCAGACCCGCGCCGCCTACACCCCGGGCGTCTACGGCCTGTGCGACCGCTGCCACCTTCCAGATCTCTACCAGGACCCGGGGTACGAGGAGACGGGCTTTCGCACCCGCACGCGAAACCTCCACGAACGCCACGTGGTGCAGCGGCAGGTAGGCTGCGGGGCGTGCCACGACGTGCATACCGCCCGGCGCACCGCCCTCATCGTGGAGTGGGTACGACTGACGGGGGCCAAGCCTGTGCCGCTCCAGTTCCTGAGCTTCAGCACCGGGGGCAGCTGCGGGCCGGCCTGCCACGCCACCGCCACCTACGTGCGGGACGAGGACAAGGCGGAGTTCGGAGGGGATGAGCGATGA
- the ruvB gene encoding Holliday junction branch migration DNA helicase RuvB: MTAAANDPIRAVEPERLEEDVFAGNLLRPPSLDDYVGQERLRANLRVFIEAARRRGEPLDHVLLSGPPGLGKTTLGYIIAHEMGVNIETTSGPILERPGDLAAILTNLKKGDVLFIDEIHRLSPVVEEVLYPAMEDFQLDILIGQGPSARSIKIDLPHFTLVGATTRSGLLTAPLRDRFGVVSRLEYYTPEELQVIVRRSARILDVRLADDGAWEIARRSRGTPRIANRLLRRVRDFAEVRHGGVVDRAIADQALVALDVDGAGLDRMDRRILSTIVENFRGGPVGIDTLSASVSEQKDTIEDVYEPYLIQQGYLVRTARGRMATEAAYRHLGLAVPAQGQGRLF; the protein is encoded by the coding sequence ATGACCGCGGCCGCCAACGATCCCATCCGTGCGGTGGAGCCGGAGCGCCTGGAGGAAGACGTCTTTGCGGGGAACCTCCTGCGCCCCCCCAGCCTCGACGACTACGTGGGCCAGGAGCGCCTGCGGGCAAACCTGCGGGTCTTCATCGAGGCGGCCCGCCGTCGGGGCGAGCCCCTGGACCACGTGCTCCTGAGCGGCCCCCCGGGGCTCGGGAAGACGACGCTGGGCTACATCATCGCCCACGAGATGGGGGTCAACATCGAGACCACCTCCGGGCCCATCCTGGAGCGCCCCGGGGACCTGGCGGCCATCCTGACCAACCTGAAGAAGGGCGACGTCCTCTTCATCGACGAGATCCACCGGCTCAGCCCCGTGGTGGAGGAGGTCCTCTACCCCGCCATGGAGGACTTCCAGCTCGACATCCTCATCGGGCAGGGCCCCAGCGCCCGCTCCATCAAGATCGACCTGCCCCACTTCACCCTGGTGGGCGCCACCACCCGCTCGGGCCTGCTCACCGCGCCGCTTCGGGACCGGTTCGGGGTGGTGAGCCGCCTGGAGTACTACACGCCCGAAGAGCTCCAGGTGATCGTGCGGCGCTCCGCCCGAATCCTCGACGTTCGGCTGGCCGACGACGGCGCGTGGGAGATCGCCCGCCGGAGCCGCGGCACTCCCCGCATCGCCAACCGGCTTCTCCGGCGCGTGCGGGATTTCGCCGAGGTGCGCCACGGTGGCGTGGTGGACCGGGCCATCGCCGACCAGGCCCTGGTGGCCCTGGACGTGGACGGGGCCGGGCTCGACCGGATGGACCGGCGCATTCTCTCGACCATCGTCGAGAACTTCCGGGGGGGGCCGGTGGGCATCGACACCCTCTCGGCGTCGGTGAGCGAGCAGAAGGACACCATCGAGGACGTGTACGAACCCTACCTCATCCAGCAGGGGTACCTGGTCCGCACGGCCCGCGGGCGCATGGCCACCGAAGCCGCGTACCGGCACCTGGGGCTCGCGGTTCCAGCCCAGGGGCAGGGGAGGCTCTTTTGA